The proteins below come from a single Coleofasciculus chthonoplastes PCC 7420 genomic window:
- a CDS encoding BamA/TamA family outer membrane protein yields the protein MRLSPLLTAILAVTASIGLSNSPSHGQTTDQPIRDFDPSQRDGLKDHEKMGMPDYPDATTAQHWLSEAVNETSESITTRPRGEVKSNSQPIQDNPAIHQIELDSTPLTSVQPTHQRRIHHHDVASPRFAQVIDESPQETNASTKDNPRGEVESNSQPIQENPATHQIELGSTPLPLVKPTNHGGVHHQAVSSPRFAQVIDEPPTETTESATNSPRSKTESTINPTTLNHLALHAITTPTVTPTPPLIAQVQVPPTDAPTPPTNQPEPRVLVSEVVIDFQDYTGPQEQLENEIFRAISTRPGLATTRSQLQQDVNAVFATGFFRSVDVVPEDTPLGVRITFVVEPNPVLRQVAVNTVPPAAEARVLPQEVVDQIFQEQYGEILNLNDLQQGIQRLNDWYQEQGYDLAQVVDASDVNDDGIVTVTVAEGVIEEIAVRYLDEEGEPILNDEGEQIRLLTAEDEPIGGRTRPFIITREMQLDEGDVFNRQIAERDLRRVFGLGLFDDVRLSFAPGTDPRRVVVVVDVIEKNTGSLAAGAGVSSASGLFGTVSYQQQNLGGNNQTLGAEFQVGERALLFDLRFTDPWIAGDPFRTSYTVNAFRRRSISLIFDGGDPEVELPNGDRPRVVRTGGGVNFTRPLSRDLYRRSEWTASAGFEFQNVSIRDSDGDLTPEDELGNDLSFSGDGEDDLFTLQLGAVRDRRNNPLRPTSGSLLRFGVEQTIPIGQGSIFLNRLRGSYSYYLPVEFTDFTEGAEALAFNVQAGTAIGDLPPYEAFSLGGSNSVRGYDEGEVGSGRSFIQATAEYRFPIISVVGGALFVDFASDLGTGDDVPGEPAIVRDKPGTGFGYGIGIRVQSPLGPIRVDYGFNDEGDSRLHFGIGERF from the coding sequence ATGCGCTTATCTCCTTTATTAACGGCAATTCTCGCTGTAACGGCTAGCATTGGTTTATCCAACTCCCCTAGCCATGGGCAAACGACTGACCAGCCTATCCGGGACTTTGACCCCAGTCAACGGGATGGGTTAAAAGACCATGAGAAAATGGGGATGCCAGACTACCCCGACGCAACAACGGCTCAACATTGGCTGAGTGAAGCCGTTAATGAAACCAGCGAATCGATAACAACCCGTCCTAGAGGTGAGGTAAAATCGAATTCCCAGCCGATTCAGGACAATCCAGCGATTCATCAAATTGAGCTGGATTCAACGCCATTAACATCGGTTCAACCAACACATCAGAGGCGAATTCATCACCATGATGTTGCTTCTCCTCGATTCGCTCAAGTCATTGACGAATCTCCACAAGAAACCAACGCATCGACAAAAGACAATCCTAGAGGTGAGGTAGAATCGAATTCCCAGCCAATTCAGGAAAATCCAGCTACTCATCAAATTGAGCTGGGTTCAACGCCATTACCATTGGTCAAACCCACAAATCATGGGGGAGTTCATCACCAAGCTGTTTCTTCTCCTCGGTTCGCTCAAGTCATTGACGAACCTCCAACAGAAACGACCGAATCAGCTACAAATAGTCCGAGAAGTAAGACAGAATCAACAATTAACCCCACAACCCTAAATCATCTAGCCCTTCATGCCATAACAACGCCAACGGTGACGCCAACGCCGCCGCTAATTGCCCAAGTTCAAGTTCCGCCAACTGACGCACCAACGCCGCCCACCAATCAGCCAGAACCACGAGTCCTGGTCTCAGAAGTCGTCATTGACTTCCAGGATTACACCGGACCTCAAGAGCAACTGGAAAACGAGATTTTTCGCGCCATTAGCACCCGACCCGGATTGGCAACCACTCGCTCTCAGTTACAGCAAGATGTGAATGCCGTCTTTGCCACAGGTTTCTTCAGAAGTGTGGACGTTGTACCCGAAGATACTCCCTTGGGTGTGCGGATTACCTTTGTCGTCGAACCTAACCCCGTACTGCGTCAGGTGGCGGTGAATACGGTTCCCCCAGCAGCCGAAGCGCGGGTTCTACCTCAGGAGGTGGTTGATCAGATTTTCCAAGAGCAATATGGTGAAATTCTTAACCTGAATGACCTCCAACAAGGCATTCAACGGTTAAACGACTGGTATCAAGAACAGGGATACGACCTGGCTCAAGTGGTTGATGCCTCAGATGTCAATGATGATGGCATTGTCACCGTGACTGTGGCAGAAGGTGTGATTGAAGAGATTGCCGTCCGCTATCTTGATGAAGAGGGAGAACCCATCCTGAATGACGAAGGTGAGCAAATTCGTTTACTCACGGCAGAGGATGAACCCATTGGTGGGCGTACCCGTCCCTTTATCATCACCAGAGAAATGCAACTCGATGAAGGGGATGTATTTAACCGCCAAATTGCTGAACGGGATTTGCGACGAGTTTTTGGTCTAGGACTTTTTGATGACGTGCGCCTCTCCTTTGCTCCCGGAACTGACCCCCGTCGGGTTGTGGTAGTGGTGGATGTGATTGAGAAAAACACAGGCTCCCTGGCGGCTGGGGCGGGAGTTAGCTCCGCCAGTGGCTTATTTGGTACAGTGAGCTATCAGCAGCAAAACCTTGGTGGCAATAACCAAACCCTGGGAGCAGAATTCCAGGTGGGAGAACGCGCCCTGCTGTTTGACCTGCGCTTTACAGACCCTTGGATTGCTGGCGATCCCTTCCGCACTTCCTATACCGTGAATGCCTTCCGCCGCCGCTCGATTTCCCTGATTTTCGACGGCGGTGATCCTGAGGTCGAACTCCCCAATGGCGATCGCCCTCGTGTGGTGCGTACAGGGGGTGGAGTCAACTTTACTCGTCCCTTATCCCGCGATCTCTATCGCCGTTCTGAATGGACAGCCTCAGCCGGATTTGAATTTCAAAATGTGTCGATTCGGGACTCTGATGGTGACCTGACTCCAGAGGATGAACTCGGAAACGATTTAAGCTTCAGTGGCGACGGTGAAGACGACCTGTTTACCCTGCAACTGGGGGCGGTGCGCGATCGCCGCAATAATCCCCTACGACCCACTAGTGGTTCTCTGCTCAGATTCGGCGTTGAACAGACGATTCCGATTGGTCAAGGGAGTATCTTTCTCAATCGCCTACGCGGGAGTTACAGTTACTATCTTCCTGTAGAATTTACCGATTTCACTGAAGGAGCCGAAGCCCTTGCCTTTAACGTGCAAGCCGGAACCGCGATCGGAGACTTACCCCCCTACGAAGCTTTTTCTCTGGGTGGGAGTAACTCAGTACGCGGTTACGATGAGGGAGAAGTGGGTTCAGGTCGCAGCTTTATCCAAGCCACCGCTGAATACCGTTTCCCGATTATCTCTGTGGTGGGCGGTGCTTTATTTGTTGACTTTGCCAGCGATCTCGGCACAGGTGATGATGTACCCGGTGAACCTGCGATCGTTCGCGATAAACCTGGCACCGGCTTTGGCTATGGAATTGGTATCCGAGTCCAATCTCCCCTGGGTCCGATTCGTGTGGATTATGGGTTTAATGATGAGGGAGACAGCCGTCTCCATTTCGGTATTGGAGAACGCTTTTAA
- a CDS encoding XDD3 family exosortase-dependent surface protein, whose protein sequence is MSNRNTLLISAKLISLIAAIGLILPTGEAAKAATLRALNEGSVLSIFEECLNDGGALDTGKKPRPKPSDDAPWDHSQDSPNDGVDGDIIGGKDNRYELYGMSIKETVDSILVVLNGNMPLTGVEGTGADDGNTGWGDLFINLTDQDFTTASDAGDLFAVRFSPNSDSGAPEVGLYANVTAKSVTGENNGFSSIEAYNNAVVTRDCIPGLCEPSFGDLPATTTYFDQGQSLNSIASGEFIADIIYLSDSDLITAGYDLNQFDGNHNIAFKFDKSGICERDYCESVPEPGTVFGLATVGLIFASQISKRRRM, encoded by the coding sequence ATGTCTAATCGTAATACACTATTAATTAGCGCAAAACTGATTAGTTTAATCGCTGCAATCGGCTTAATTTTGCCCACAGGAGAAGCCGCAAAAGCCGCCACATTACGAGCCTTAAATGAAGGCTCTGTTCTCAGTATATTTGAAGAATGTCTTAACGATGGTGGCGCACTTGATACGGGGAAAAAACCCAGACCAAAACCTAGTGATGACGCCCCCTGGGATCATAGTCAAGATTCCCCCAATGATGGCGTTGATGGCGATATTATTGGCGGTAAAGATAATCGCTATGAACTCTACGGGATGTCTATCAAAGAAACAGTTGATAGCATTTTGGTTGTTCTCAATGGCAATATGCCTTTAACCGGTGTAGAGGGAACTGGCGCGGATGACGGGAATACAGGTTGGGGTGATTTATTCATTAACTTGACTGATCAAGACTTTACCACCGCCAGTGACGCGGGTGATTTATTTGCCGTTCGTTTCTCTCCCAACAGTGATTCCGGCGCACCCGAAGTGGGTCTATACGCCAATGTTACCGCCAAAAGTGTTACAGGAGAAAACAATGGTTTTAGCAGCATAGAAGCCTATAATAATGCTGTGGTTACCCGTGACTGTATTCCCGGTTTATGTGAACCCAGTTTCGGGGATTTACCCGCCACAACAACCTATTTTGATCAAGGTCAAAGTCTCAACTCTATTGCATCGGGAGAGTTTATTGCCGATATTATATATCTGAGCGATTCTGATTTAATAACGGCAGGTTACGACTTAAATCAGTTTGATGGCAACCACAATATTGCGTTTAAGTTTGATAAATCCGGTATTTGCGAACGGGATTACTGTGAATCTGTACCTGAACCGGGTACAGTGTTTGGGTTAGCCACCGTCGGCTTGATTTTTGCCAGTCAAATCAGCAAGCGTCGTCGGATGTAA
- a CDS encoding DUF7219 family protein translates to MTDRDEFLYPRSRYYGDVKPENLVFNANLQEFAQKVNYICNLETAGKVEPEAAYKQIKELWHNLRQSKQELAVGQHPFRGDDREK, encoded by the coding sequence ATGACCGATAGAGATGAGTTTTTATATCCACGCAGTCGCTATTACGGCGATGTCAAACCAGAAAATTTAGTGTTTAATGCTAATTTACAGGAATTCGCGCAAAAGGTAAACTATATTTGCAACTTAGAAACCGCAGGTAAAGTTGAACCCGAAGCTGCCTATAAACAAATTAAAGAGTTGTGGCATAATTTGAGACAAAGTAAACAAGAACTGGCAGTTGGTCAGCATCCTTTCCGTGGGGATGACAGGGAGAAATAA
- the purC gene encoding phosphoribosylaminoimidazolesuccinocarboxamide synthase, which produces MSQPQKLYEGKAKILYPTEDPEILLSVYKDDATAFNAQKRGQIVGKGEMNCAIAAHLFKFLESQGIRTHFIDCPTSNQMRVKRVTILPVEVVVRNIAAGSLCQQTGLELGKVLPKPLVEFYYKKDELGDPLLTRDRLLLLELATPDQLNQLEQLALQVNQSLTAFFQSCGITLVDFKLEFGIDANQQLLLADEISPDTCRLWNQAETDPQQRVMDKDRFRRDLGQVEQAYQQVLERVLAQDSKK; this is translated from the coding sequence ATGTCTCAACCGCAAAAACTTTACGAAGGCAAAGCCAAAATCCTTTATCCGACGGAAGATCCAGAGATTCTCCTAAGCGTCTACAAAGATGATGCGACTGCCTTTAATGCCCAAAAGCGAGGTCAAATCGTCGGTAAAGGCGAAATGAATTGCGCGATCGCGGCTCACTTGTTTAAGTTTCTGGAATCTCAAGGCATTCGTACCCATTTCATCGACTGTCCCACCTCCAACCAGATGCGCGTCAAGCGGGTGACAATCTTGCCCGTGGAAGTTGTGGTCAGGAACATTGCCGCAGGGAGTCTGTGTCAACAAACTGGATTAGAGCTGGGCAAAGTCCTGCCCAAACCCTTGGTGGAATTCTACTATAAGAAGGACGAATTAGGAGATCCCTTGCTCACTCGCGATCGCTTATTACTCCTAGAACTGGCAACACCCGACCAACTTAACCAGCTAGAACAACTAGCATTACAAGTCAACCAGAGTCTCACCGCCTTTTTCCAAAGCTGCGGTATTACCCTAGTGGACTTTAAGCTAGAATTCGGCATTGATGCCAACCAACAGTTGCTCTTAGCCGATGAAATTAGCCCCGATACCTGTCGTCTGTGGAACCAAGCAGAAACTGATCCCCAACAGCGCGTCATGGACAAAGATCGCTTTCGTCGGGATCTCGGACAGGTTGAACAAGCCTATCAGCAAGTTCTAGAGCGAGTGCTAGCCCAAGACAGCAAAAAGTAG
- a CDS encoding CHASE2 domain-containing protein: protein MTNDYHVGGSLPPNATSYVIRSADKKLYEGLKAGEFCYILNSRQMGKSSLRVHTQKRLEAEGIVCAVVDLTRIGRQANEQQWYKGIALRLVSELRLANRVKWKLWWDEHDSLSPVQRLGEFIEAVVLDIIPQNLVIFIDEIDSTLNLSFPTDDFFALIRAYYNGRDTKKRYQRLTFALLGVASPSDLIQDKTKTPFNIGKAIELQGFKLDEALILTQGFEGKVQHPRKVLESILYWTAGQPFLTQKLCHLVQRFCDSSLDRMIKNSGLSQGIDSRDNFIGKTLGISQAGWLPLERVSRSVIEKISRTNNERELVKQIVRSQILVNWEFTDHPEHLRTIRDRILLSHHGSIPLLRLYQQILHRGEIPTDESHTQQELLLSGLVVQRQGKLRVHNPIYQSIFNRQWVKSQLPAQNEHSVKTPAWTIPILSGVVSVVVIGVRSLGLLQGLELQALDGLIRLRPTEAVDSRLLLVKITEADINQYRYPLSDDILVQLLQKLESMQPRVIGLDIYRDNPIHYRDRTITSSVDLPTYLRQTNQVIHICKVSSESDQGTASFPDIPWQNLGFSNVLVDSQNTETGPLRRQLLYQKVPSISPCPTPYALNVQLAFRYLAAETILPKFTAKNGNLQLKDVIFTDLNPRAGGYQRYDFRGQQILLNYRAAQPIAQSVTLTEVLQNQINPQWVKNRVILIGVTATSIKDSFSTPYGEMRGLEIQAHGVSQILSAVLDQRPLIQPGNFWSEVLWICGCSFIGGVLVQLIPKHPYQILALCTALVLLSGLSLILLIHGYWIPLIPSAIALVCSKGTLALYSFVVREP from the coding sequence ATGACAAATGACTATCATGTAGGCGGAAGCTTACCACCAAATGCGACAAGCTATGTTATACGTTCAGCAGATAAAAAACTCTATGAAGGATTAAAAGCTGGCGAATTCTGCTATATCCTCAATTCCCGACAAATGGGTAAATCAAGCTTACGAGTACACACCCAAAAACGTCTGGAAGCCGAAGGAATTGTCTGTGCGGTAGTTGATTTAACTCGGATTGGGCGTCAGGCGAACGAACAACAATGGTATAAGGGAATTGCTTTGCGTTTAGTCAGTGAATTACGACTAGCAAATCGCGTCAAATGGAAACTGTGGTGGGATGAACATGACTCCTTATCCCCTGTACAGCGGTTAGGAGAATTTATTGAGGCGGTTGTCCTAGATATTATCCCTCAAAATTTAGTCATTTTTATTGATGAAATCGACAGTACCCTAAATTTATCCTTTCCCACCGATGATTTCTTTGCCTTAATTCGAGCCTACTACAATGGACGAGATACAAAGAAACGCTATCAGCGTTTAACCTTTGCTTTGTTAGGAGTGGCTAGCCCATCGGATTTAATCCAAGATAAAACTAAAACGCCGTTTAATATTGGCAAAGCGATTGAATTACAGGGGTTTAAACTAGATGAAGCCCTGATTTTAACCCAAGGGTTTGAGGGAAAAGTTCAGCATCCACGCAAAGTGCTAGAATCAATATTATATTGGACAGCAGGTCAACCGTTTCTCACCCAAAAGTTATGTCATTTAGTGCAACGATTCTGTGATTCTTCCTTGGATAGGATGATTAAGAATAGTGGGTTGAGTCAAGGTATTGATTCCCGTGATAACTTTATAGGGAAAACCCTGGGAATCAGTCAAGCGGGTTGGCTTCCATTAGAGAGAGTATCGAGAAGCGTTATTGAGAAAATCAGTCGCACCAACAATGAACGGGAATTGGTGAAACAAATCGTGCGATCGCAGATTCTGGTAAACTGGGAATTCACTGATCATCCCGAACATCTGAGAACGATACGCGATCGCATTCTCCTCAGTCACCATGGTTCAATCCCCTTACTTCGCCTCTATCAGCAAATCCTACACCGAGGAGAAATCCCCACCGATGAGAGTCACACCCAACAGGAATTGCTACTCTCCGGATTAGTAGTTCAGCGTCAGGGTAAACTCAGGGTTCATAACCCCATCTACCAATCCATCTTTAATCGCCAATGGGTCAAATCCCAACTTCCAGCACAAAATGAGCATTCTGTCAAGACCCCAGCTTGGACAATTCCGATCCTGAGTGGAGTTGTCAGCGTGGTGGTAATTGGCGTGCGATCGCTTGGCTTATTACAAGGGTTAGAATTACAAGCCTTGGATGGATTAATCCGATTGCGCCCAACCGAAGCCGTAGACTCGCGCCTCTTGCTGGTGAAAATAACCGAAGCCGATATCAACCAATACCGCTATCCGTTATCCGATGACATTCTAGTCCAATTATTGCAGAAACTGGAATCAATGCAACCGCGAGTAATCGGCTTAGACATCTATCGAGATAACCCGATTCACTATCGCGATCGCACCATCACCTCATCCGTCGATTTACCCACCTATCTACGCCAAACCAATCAGGTGATTCATATTTGTAAAGTTAGCAGTGAAAGCGATCAAGGAACCGCCTCTTTCCCCGATATTCCCTGGCAAAATCTCGGCTTTAGTAATGTATTAGTAGACAGCCAAAACACCGAAACCGGACCACTACGCCGCCAGTTATTATATCAAAAAGTCCCTTCAATTTCACCCTGTCCCACCCCCTACGCCCTCAACGTTCAACTCGCCTTTCGCTATTTAGCCGCCGAGACAATTTTACCAAAATTTACCGCCAAAAACGGCAACTTACAGCTTAAGGATGTTATCTTTACCGATTTAAACCCCCGTGCGGGAGGATATCAACGCTATGATTTTAGAGGTCAACAAATCCTCCTCAACTACCGTGCGGCTCAACCCATCGCCCAATCCGTAACCTTAACCGAAGTTCTCCAAAATCAAATTAATCCCCAATGGGTCAAGAATCGAGTAATATTAATAGGCGTTACCGCCACCAGTATAAAAGATAGCTTCTCTACCCCCTACGGAGAAATGCGCGGCTTAGAAATTCAGGCGCATGGGGTGAGTCAGATACTCAGCGCGGTACTCGATCAACGTCCCTTAATTCAACCGGGGAATTTTTGGAGTGAAGTATTATGGATTTGCGGCTGTTCCTTCATCGGTGGAGTATTGGTTCAGTTAATCCCCAAACACCCCTACCAAATCCTCGCCTTATGTACAGCATTAGTTTTATTATCAGGACTCAGTTTAATTCTATTAATTCACGGCTATTGGATACCCCTAATCCCATCCGCGATCGCCTTAGTCTGTAGTAAAGGAACTTTAGCCCTTTATTCGTTCGTAGTAAGGGAACCTTAG
- a CDS encoding DUF433 domain-containing protein, which produces MQLEDYFNILAPNDIRLKGSRIGIETILYEYIYRARTPEEIAKIYTTLSLEQVYATILYYLHNQETVSNYIEDWLEWGQKMRQEQRRNPSPVVSKLMQLKAESEAIN; this is translated from the coding sequence ATGCAACTCGAAGACTATTTTAATATTCTCGCTCCCAATGACATAAGGCTTAAAGGTTCGCGGATCGGAATTGAGACAATCTTGTATGAGTACATTTATCGCGCTCGTACTCCAGAAGAAATTGCCAAAATTTATACTACTCTTTCCCTAGAACAAGTTTATGCCACAATTCTTTATTATCTGCATAATCAAGAAACAGTTAGTAACTATATAGAAGATTGGTTAGAGTGGGGGCAAAAAATGCGGCAAGAGCAACGACGTAATCCATCACCTGTCGTGAGCAAACTCATGCAATTAAAGGCGGAAAGCGAGGCAATAAATTAG
- a CDS encoding DUF5615 family PIN-like protein has protein sequence MMLKYLMDENMNPIYINQLRRREPSLVIRAVGEPSTPMKSTLDPEILIWCEEHNFILVTNNRTSMPVHLADHLSQDRHVPGIFILNPDMGIGETINELILIAEGALDDEYQDQIIYLPI, from the coding sequence ATAATGCTCAAGTATCTAATGGATGAAAATATGAATCCAATCTATATTAATCAACTGCGACGACGAGAACCAAGTTTGGTGATCCGGGCAGTTGGAGAACCATCTACTCCGATGAAAAGCACATTAGATCCAGAAATCCTAATTTGGTGTGAAGAGCATAACTTTATTCTAGTTACTAATAATCGTACTTCAATGCCCGTGCATTTAGCTGACCACCTCAGTCAAGATCGCCACGTACCAGGAATTTTTATCTTAAACCCTGATATGGGTATTGGTGAAACAATCAATGAACTAATACTTATTGCTGAAGGAGCTTTAGATGACGAATATCAAGACCAAATTATTTACTTACCCATTTGA
- a CDS encoding AAA-like domain-containing protein yields the protein MLWDAFLQRVADTHDLFEEDERQAFLVRFNERNLPRSDIQVAQDLNISEVTLQRRLGKGVYTHLVTSCPQLHTDKKGKFKIVRDWLKKGYILCQGDGKGGIKETAFPHPSPIANHLYVERPQIESLCYQTLLEPGALIRIKAPRQMGKTELMAKLLNSAQQQGYHRVYLNLCKPEESVVQDLDQFLRWFCISISRQLQKPLQLQDYWDVDLSSNDNCSAYFQDYLLEQIDRPLVLGLDTVDRLFTHLPIAQDFFGMLRAWHEDSKIIDNWQKLRLIVSHSTEAYIPLDINHSPFNVGRTISLSEFTAEQVTELAQQHKQVLSQQDVTLLINRVGGHPGLIKKALVELQPLGTMTLTQLLNEAATESGIYGSYLRNIWRELQDNPALIPALKKVVDTNNDVELASKLAYQLESLGLVHLTRNKVTIRCELYRDYFGSRLANFGEGS from the coding sequence ATGTTATGGGATGCATTTCTACAACGAGTCGCGGATACTCATGATTTGTTTGAAGAAGATGAGCGACAAGCGTTCTTGGTTCGGTTTAATGAGCGGAATTTGCCCCGTTCTGATATCCAAGTCGCACAGGATTTGAATATTAGTGAAGTGACGCTGCAACGGCGGCTGGGAAAGGGAGTGTATACTCATTTAGTCACCAGTTGTCCTCAGCTTCATACTGATAAAAAGGGAAAGTTTAAGATAGTCAGAGATTGGTTGAAAAAGGGATATATACTCTGTCAAGGGGATGGCAAAGGGGGAATCAAGGAGACGGCTTTTCCTCACCCCTCTCCAATCGCGAATCATCTTTACGTCGAACGCCCGCAGATTGAATCCCTCTGTTATCAAACTCTTTTGGAACCGGGTGCGTTAATTCGGATTAAGGCACCACGGCAAATGGGGAAGACGGAGTTAATGGCAAAATTGTTGAATTCGGCTCAACAACAAGGCTATCACAGAGTCTATTTAAATTTGTGCAAACCGGAAGAATCGGTGGTGCAAGATCTCGATCAATTTTTGCGTTGGTTTTGTATCAGTATCAGTCGTCAGCTACAAAAACCGCTGCAACTCCAAGACTATTGGGATGTGGATCTCAGTAGTAATGATAACTGTTCTGCTTATTTTCAGGACTATTTATTAGAACAAATTGATCGCCCTCTAGTTTTAGGTTTGGACACGGTTGATCGACTTTTTACGCATTTACCTATTGCACAAGATTTCTTTGGAATGCTACGGGCATGGCATGAAGATAGTAAAATTATTGATAATTGGCAAAAACTTCGATTAATTGTGTCTCATTCGACCGAAGCTTATATTCCGCTGGATATCAATCACTCACCGTTTAATGTGGGAAGAACGATTTCCCTATCAGAATTTACAGCCGAACAGGTGACTGAGTTAGCTCAACAGCATAAACAGGTATTAAGTCAGCAGGATGTTACTTTATTAATAAATCGGGTGGGAGGACATCCGGGTTTAATTAAAAAAGCGTTGGTTGAACTACAACCATTGGGAACGATGACCTTAACTCAGCTATTGAATGAAGCGGCGACGGAATCAGGGATTTATGGGAGTTATTTACGAAATATTTGGCGCGAATTGCAGGACAATCCAGCCTTGATCCCGGCGCTGAAAAAGGTGGTGGATACCAATAATGATGTAGAATTAGCATCAAAACTTGCCTATCAGCTTGAAAGTCTGGGGCTGGTGCATCTAACTAGAAATAAGGTAACAATTAGATGTGAGCTTTATCGTGACTATTTTGGTTCTCGCTTGGCTAATTTTGGGGAGGGTTCGTAG
- a CDS encoding DUF928 domain-containing protein, with translation MTNQLFNLAIIPLLIIAQKSPLDALIFNQPPPPPDKDTPGQQADSGTRGPCDAPPSDSETDKQLVAFIPTLEKTRNSLPETHVWGLTQNQHPTFWFYLPATATSAQVAQFSLENETNYQSNFQFNLPQTPGIISLTLPTNEPPLEPGQWYYWSLKLYCQTQPSTPNFFVDGWIQRVQNETPFNSDTPQNKIVIYAQNGLWFDTITELANLHRQTPQETETAWANLLEYIGWESLTETPILPCCTLEKQ, from the coding sequence ATGACCAACCAACTATTCAACCTCGCCATCATACCCCTTCTAATCATCGCCCAGAAATCCCCCCTCGACGCCCTCATCTTCAACCAACCGCCACCCCCACCGGATAAAGACACACCCGGACAACAAGCGGATTCAGGAACCCGTGGACCCTGTGACGCACCGCCCTCCGATTCCGAAACCGATAAGCAATTAGTCGCCTTTATCCCCACCCTAGAAAAAACCCGGAACAGCTTACCAGAAACCCATGTTTGGGGATTAACCCAGAATCAACATCCGACATTTTGGTTTTATCTTCCCGCCACAGCAACATCAGCTCAAGTCGCCCAATTTAGCCTCGAAAATGAAACCAATTACCAATCCAACTTTCAATTCAATCTCCCCCAAACTCCCGGAATTATTAGCCTAACCCTTCCCACCAATGAACCCCCACTAGAACCCGGACAATGGTATTATTGGTCACTGAAACTCTATTGTCAGACTCAACCCTCAACACCTAACTTTTTTGTCGATGGCTGGATTCAACGGGTACAAAACGAGACCCCCTTTAACAGTGATACGCCCCAAAACAAAATAGTCATTTATGCTCAAAACGGTTTATGGTTTGACACCATCACCGAACTAGCCAACCTGCACCGCCAAACGCCCCAAGAAACCGAGACAGCCTGGGCAAATTTACTAGAATATATCGGTTGGGAATCCCTTACCGAAACCCCAATTCTACCCTGCTGCACCCTAGAAAAACAGTAG